From one Fundulus heteroclitus isolate FHET01 unplaced genomic scaffold, MU-UCD_Fhet_4.1 scaffold_101, whole genome shotgun sequence genomic stretch:
- the LOC118558122 gene encoding uncharacterized protein LOC118558122 yields MEKGFSLEDFVSSPSWTKLEKCRKSDLLMLADHYDVKVSSSDRKSELKGILCEKLVEKGVLQTAAVKEVEDTALGAVGDAALADVPAASSEPSTKSLEGMSSEDLRLTLHIREVENHTKELEVEAMRLRIRALELQNGASAVSPQPPSTGSSVSVPFDISKHITLVPPFRESEVDSYFGAFERIAVALKWPKEFWSLLLQCKLVGKAQEVCSSLSIEHSLDYDILKKTVLQAYELVPEAYRQKFRSLSKTANQTFVEFAREKNVLFDKWCYSCKVKTIDDLKSLILMEEFKKCLPERIVTYLNEQKALSLANAALLADEFILTHKSVFPSQNSVSENVSERQNAFVRSVSRNVPSVASKANNRDCFYCHAPGHLIAACPVLKKKGVKNMKTPAGVGLIKSTSRPNVRCDIQQKPKVDVDPQFLPFISQGFVSLTGEEKDKVPITILRDTGAHHSFLLESVLPLSDQSSCGSDILVWGIKMSVIKAPLHMVHLCSPLVSGRVKVAVRPRLPIEGVSFILGNDLAGGQVFPAPEVVDVPVSLTSVTDSAATLNVFPACAVTRAQARKMGDVIDLSGSFMATLDEDGFDLSDSVKRSKCDAPELIPKDETLSLNITREMLIKAQQNDPSLSSCFSIADNSESKAPVTYFVENGVLMRSWSPDSGDLQRINQVVVPKDYRYQILSLAHDASLAGHLGVKKTYHRVLRNFFWPKLKSDVVNYCRSCHTCQLVGKPNKPISPAPLHPIPVLGEPFERVLLDCVGPLPKTKSGYQYILTIMCAATRFPEAIPLRTLKAKNIVKALITFFSTFGLPKVVQTDQGTNFMSKVFAQVLKEMKIKHQTSSPYHPESQGALERFHQTLKTMLRKYCLESGRSWDEGLPLLLFAVRETIQESLGFSPADLVFGHTVRGPLQLVKEKWLSESFQTEHNVLDYVSSFRDRLFHVCQLAQENLAKAQKKMKARYDKKAVRRSFTPGEKVLVLLPLSGSSLRAQFSGPYEVDRKINETNYVIKTPDRKRKTRVCHINMLKQYISREGVADKSSSVATALVCSSSPPYHLADDNLRENTGCMPMARLRNSEVLGNLESFLSHLSQPAQKDIIDLIDANLLLFSDHPHQTSVLCHDIEVEVEKPIKQHAYRVNPTKRVLIQQEVAYLVEQGLAVPSNSAWSSPCILVPKPDNTARFCTDYRKINAVTKPDSFPLPRMEDCIDRVGSAKFVTKLDLLKGYWQVPLTPRASEISAFVTPDNFLQYTVMPFGLRNAPATFQRLMKQVLFGVKNCEAYLDDVVIYSGTWSEHLDTLSEVFGRFCDASLTLNLSKCEFGKATITYLGKQVGQEQVRPIAAKVQAIIDFPVPQNKRDLRRFLGMCGFYRGFCKKFSDVVSPLTELVSPLKSFVWSSSCQVAFESAKALLCSAPVLAAPSFERPFKLDVDASLCGAGAVLLQEDEEGIEHPVCYFSKKFYKHQVHYSTIEKEALALLLALQHFEVYIGSSAQPVQVFTDHNPLVFISQMRNSNHRLMRWSLLLQDFNLQINYKKGKDNVLADALSRSFN; encoded by the exons ATGGAGAAGGGATTTTCTCTTGAGGATTTTGTTAGTTCACCTTCTTGGacaaaattggaaaaatgtagaaaaagtgATCTGCTTATGTTGGCTGACCATTATGATGTTAAGGTGTCTTCCAGTGATCGAAAGTCAGAACTGAAGGGAATACTGTGTGAAAAACTGGTGGAAAAAGGTGTGTTGCAAACAGCTGCAGTGAAGGAAGTCGAAGACACTGCACTTGGAGCAGTTGGTGATGCAGCACTGGCTGATGTGCCTGCTGCAAGCTCAGAACCCAGCACCAAATCTCTTGAAGGTATGTCGTCTGAGGATCTGCGTCTCACACTCCATATTAGGGAGGTGGAGAACCATACCAAAGAGCTGGAAGTGGAAGCCATGCGTCTTCGAATCAGAGCTCTTGAACTCCAAAACGGTGCATCTGCAGTTTCACCACAACCACCAAGCACAGgttcttctgtttctgttccttttgACATTAGCAAACACATCACATTGGTTCCGCCATTTCGTGAGTCTGAGGTTGACTCTTATTTTGGCGCATTTGAGCGCATAGCAGTTGCTTTAAAATGGCCGAAAGAATTCTGGTCACTGTTGTTGCAGTGTAAGCTTGTTGGAAAAGCCCAAGAAGTGTGTTCAAGCTTGTCAATTGAACACAGTTTAGATTATGATATTCTTAAGAAAACTGTTTTGCAAGCTTATGAACTTGTCCCTGAAGCATATCGGCAGAAATTCAGAAGTCTTAGTAAAACTGCTAATCAGACATTTGTTGAGTTTGCACGAGAGAAGAACGTTTTGTTTGATAAGTGGTGTTATTCGTGTAAAGTTAAAACTATTGACGACTTGAAATCACTAATTCTGATGGAAGAGTTTAAGAAGTGTTTACCTGAACGGATTGTAACTTATTTAAATGAACAGAAAGCATTATCATTGGCAAATGCTGCACTTTTGGCTGATGAATTTATTTTGACTCACAAAAGTGTATTTCCTTCACAGAATTCAGTTTCGGAAAATGTATCCGAACGACAAAATGCATTCGTGAGGTCAGTGAGTCGAAATGTGCCATCAGTTGCTTCAAAAGCAAACAATCGTGATTGCTTTTATTGCCACGCACCTGGACATTTAATTGCTGCGTGCCcagtcttgaagaaaaaaggtgttaaaaacatgaaaactccTGCAGGTGTGGGATTAATAAAGTCAACTTCCCGGCCGAATGTACGCTGTGACATTCAACAAAAACCCAAAGTTGATGTTGATCCACAGTTTTTGCCATTTATCTCGCAGGGCTTTGTTTCTTTGACGGGTGAGGAAAAGGATAAAGTTCCAATTACAATCCTTAGAGATACAGGTGCTCATCACTCTTTCTTGTTAGAATCCGTGCTGCCTTTATCTGACCAATCATCTTGTGGTTCAGATATTCTTGTGTGGGGAATAAAAATGAGTGTAATCAAAGCCCCTTTGCATATGGTGCACTTATGTTCACCATTAGTTTCGGGACGTGTTAAAGTAGCCGTGCGTCCACGATTACCTATTGAAGGAGTTTCCTTCATCCTTGGTAACGACTTAGCTGGTGGACAAGTGTTTCCGGCACCAGAAGTTGTTGATGTCCCAGTTTCGCTTACTTCTGTGACTGACTCAGCTGCCACTTTGAATGTGTTTCCTGCATGTGCAGTTACACGTGCGCAAGCTCGTAAAATGGGTGACGTCATAGATTTATCTGGGTCTTTCATGGCTACACTTGATGAAGATGGCTTTGATTTAAGTGACTCTgtaaaaaggtcaaaatgtgACGCTCCTGAACTTATTCCCAAAGATGAAACTTTGAGTTTGAACATTACTAGGGAAATGTTGATTAAAGCACAGCAGAATGATCCATCACTGAGTTCTTGTTTTTCTATTGCAGATAACAGCGAATCTAAAGCCCCGGTGACctattttgttgaaaatggtGTGTTGATGAGGTCTTGGTCTCCAGATTCAGGTGATCTGCAAAGAATAAATCAGGTGGTTGTGCCAAAAGATTACAGGTATCAGATTCTGAGTCTTGCACATGATGCCAGCTTGGCTGGACATCTTGGTGTCAAGAAAACTTATCATCGTGTGTTGCGTAATTTTTTTTGGCCTAAGTTAAAGTCAGATGTGGTGAATTATTGTAGATCATGTCATACATGCCAGTTAGTGGGAAAGCCAAATAAACCGATTTCACCAGCACCTCTTCATCCCATTCCAGTGCTTGGTGAACCATTTGAGCGAGTTTTATTGGATTGTGTGGGGCCTCTGCCAAAAACTAAGTCAGGTTATCAGTACATCTTAACAATAATGTGTGCTGCCACTCGTTTTCCGGAAGCTATTCCATTACGCACGTTAAAGGCAAAGAACATTGTGAAAGCTCTTATAACTTTCTTCTCAACTTTTGGTCTGCCAAAAGTTGTTCAGACAGATCAAGGGACAAATTTTATGTCAAAAGTGTTTGCTCAGGTTTTGAAGgaaatgaaaattaaacatCAAACCTCCAGCCCTTATCATCCAGAGTCTCAGGGTGCGCtg GAGAGGTttcatcaaactttaaaaacaatgttgcGCAAGTACTGCCTTGAATCTGGTAGAAGTTGGGACGAGGGTCTTCCACTTCTATTATTTGCCGTTAGAGAAACGATTCAGGAATCCCTTGGATTCAGTCCGGCAGATTTAGTGTTTGGACACACTGTTCGTGGTCCACTCCAACTTGTTAAGGAAAAATGGTTGTCAGAGTCGTTTCAAACTGAACATAATGTGTTGGACTACGTTAGTAGTTTTAGAGACCGACTATTTCATGTATGTCAGTTGGCCCAAGAAAACTTAGCTAAAgctcagaaaaaaatgaaagctcGATATGATAAAAAAGCTGTAAGAAGAAGTTTCACTCCAGGTGAAAAAGTTCTGGTGTTACTTCCTTTGAGTGGTTCGAGTCTTCGTGCTCAATTTTCTGGACCTTATGAGGTGGACAGAAAAATTAATGAAACAAACTATGTGATTAAGACTCCTGATCGAAAACGAAAAACAAGAGTTTGTCATATTAACATGCTCAAACAATACATTTCCAGGGAAGGTGTTGCAGATAAAAGCTCTTCAGTTGCTACTGCTTTGGTTTGTTCTTCATCCCCACCCTATCATTTAGCAGATGATAATTTGAGGGAGAACACTGGTTGCATGCCTATGGCTCGCTTGCGAAATTCAGAAGTGTTGGGAAATTTGGAATCTTTCCTATCTCATTTGTCACAGCCTGCCCAAAAAGATATCATTGACCTGATTGATGCTAACTTGTTGCTTTTCTCAGACCATCCACACCAAACATCCGTGCTGTGCCATGATATTGAGGTGGAGGTTGAGAAGCCAATTAAACAACATGCCTATAGGGTAAATCCAACAAAGCGTGTTTTAATACAACAAGAAGTAGCTTATCTGGTTGAGCAGGGTTTAGCCGTACCCAGTAACAGTGCGTGGAGCTCGCCCTGTATTCTAGTTCCGAAACCAGACAACACGGCTAGGTTTTGTACAGATTATAGAAAAATTAATGCTGTCACCAAACCTGATTCTTTTCCACTTCCTAGAATGGAAGATTGTATTGATCGTGTCGGCTCCGCTAAGTTTGTCACAAAGTTGGACCTGTTAAAAGGTTACTGGCAAGTTCCGTTAACACCAAGAGCTTCTGAAATTTCCGCTTTTGTCACTCCTGATAATTTCCTTCAATATACCGTTATGCCTTTTGGGTTGCGTAACGCACCTGCTACGTTCCAACGGTTAATGAAACAGGTATTGTTTGGAGTGAAAAACTGTGAAGCATATTTGGATGATGTAGTCATTTATTCTGGTACTTGGTCAGAACACCTAGACACTCTTTCAGAGGTGTTCGGTCGTTTTTGTGATGCTTCACTTACCTTGAACCTGTCAAAATGTGAGTTTGGGAAAGCTACAATTACGTATTTAGGAAAGCAGGTTGGTCAAGAACAGGTGCGCCCTATTGCTGCTAAAGTGCAAGCAATAATTGATTTCCCTGTTCCGCAGAACAAAAGAGATTTGCGGCGATTTTTGGGAATGTGTGGTTTTTATCGCGGGTTTTGTAAAAAATTTTCAGATGTGGTTAGTCCACTGACTGAACTCGTTAGTCCGCTGAAGTCTTTTGTTTGGTCTTCGTCTTGTCAGGTTGCGTTTGAATCTGCCAAAGCATTGCTGTGCAGTGCACCAGTACTGGCTGCACCTAGTTTTGAGCGTCCTTTTAAACTTGACGTTGATGCAAGTTTGTGTGGTGCTGGAGCTGTGCTTCTACAAGAGGATGAGGAAGGCATAGAGCATCCTGTCTGCTACTTCTCGAAAAAATTTTATAAACATCAGGTTCATTACAGCACAATTGAGAAGGAAGCTCTGGCTTTGTTGTTGGCTTTACAGCACTTCGAAGTGTATATTGGTTCTAGCGCACAACCCGTACAGGTATTCACTGACCATAACCCGCTCGTGTTCATCTCCCAGATGCGAAACTCCAACCATCGGCTGATGCGCTGGTCTCTGCTGCTGCAAGACTTTAACTTGCAGATTAATTATAAAAAGGGGAAGGATAACGTCTTAGCTGATGCTTTGTCTAGGAGTTTTAACTAA